GTCATCTCCAGCTCCTACCTCTATAGTGTCATTGCCAGCTCCGCCTTCTATAGTGTTATTACCTCCATTTAGAGCTTTAACTACATCATCACCATCACCAGCATCTGCTATGTCATCTCCTGAGCCTAAATAAACCGTATCATCTCCTGCTCCAGCATATACAACATCTACTGCATCATTAGTTCCATTTATTGTCTCACTAGCATCTGTGCCTATAAATGTCGGTTCAGGTATAACTTCCTGCTGCCCCATATTTTGAAGCTCTTCATTAATTTGATCTATCCCTTTCGAATAAATCTCTTCTAGTGATACAACTGTTCCATCTGAAAATTTCAAACTTTTTACGTTTGACTTAAAACCTTGCTCACTCACATCTGTATAAAAGCCCCAAATTTCAACTCCTTGAGTAATGTTATCTCCAACTTGAATAAATAAGTTATCGACATTTCTACTAAGAGTTAAATCAGATGGAGATATTCCCTCTCCAAACTCCACAAAATCAGACAATGCTTTCTTAGAATAATCAATGATAATATTTTTATCATCTCCTAAACTATATCTTACTGTACTACTGTTAGCATTTCCTAGGTCTATATAATCATCACCTGCTCCAGATTCAATCGTATTATCCTCGCCATTAACAAATAGAACATCACTATCATCTGTACCTAATATAGTTTTAATATTTAAAACTTCTGAATCTGCGGCCAAAGTACTTCCATCTGAAAACTTAAACTCTTTTAACTTAGCTGAACCACTATAAAAATAGTCAATTCCTAAGCCTTGAGAAGGATCATCTCCCACTTGAATCCTCAAATCATATGCAACCCTAGTAAATTTTAAGTCTGATAGATTTATTCCTTCACCAAATTCTATGATATCTGAACGAGCTACATCCCATTTTCCAGAAATAGTGTCGAAACCATCTCCCAAATTATATTTAACAAGATGTGTCGAAGAACCCTTAAGGCTTATTCGATCATTTCCTTTTCCACCTATAACCACATCATCACTATCAGATAATGTACTAAGGGTATCATCTCCATCTGTACCAACAACTTCTTTTAGATCAAAAATATTTGAATCAGTTGTTAATATTTCACCATCTGAAAAGCTAAATTCTTTTATTCTTTTACGAGTTGTATAAAAATCTTTAATTGTCATACCTTGAGAAGGATCATCTCCTATTTGAACAATTAAGCTAGAGGCGTTTCTTCTAAAGCTTAAATCTGATGCTGATATTCCTGAACCAAAATCTATAGTATCTGTTGGCTCTGAAGTACTGCTAGTGCTTATAGTATCAAAACCATCTCCTAAATTATATTTAATAACATTAGTAGAACTGCTAGCTAAATTAATACTATCATCACCTTTACCACCTATAACAATATTATCTACACCAGATAATGTACTAAGAGTGTCATTACCATCTGTACCAACAACATCTAAATCAAAGATATCTGAATCTCTTGTTAATACCGTGCCATCTAAAAATTGAAACTCTTTTAACTTTTTACTATCATAAAAACTTTTAACTTCCATTCCCTGAGAAGGGCTATCTCCTACTTGAACAATTAAGTTAGAACCATTCTTTCTAAAACTTAAATCAGATACAGATATTCCTTCACCAAACTCTATAGCGTCTGTTGATTGAGATGTCCAACCAGTACTTATAGTATCAAAGCCATCTCCCAAATTATATTTAACAAGATGTGTCGAAGAACCCTTAAGGCTTATTCGATCATTTCCTTTTCCACCTATAACCACATCATCACTATCAGATAATGTACTAAGGGTATCATCCCCATCTGTACCAACAACTTCTTTTAGATCAAAAATATTTGAATCAGTTGTTAATATTTCACCATCTGAAAAGCTAAATTCTTTTATTCTTTTACGAGTTGTATAAAAATCTTTAATTGTCATACCTTGAGAAGGATCATCTCCTATTTGAACAATTAAGCTAGAGCCATTTCTTCTAAAGCTTAAATCTGATGCTGATATTCCTGAACCAAAATCTATAGTATCTGTTGGCTCTGAAGTCCAGCTAGTGCTTATAGTATCAAAACCATCTCCTAAATTATATTTAATAACATTAGTAGAACTGCTAGCTAAATTAATACTATCATCACCTTTACCACCTATAACAATATTATCTACACCAGATAATGTACTAAGAGTGTCATTACCATCTGTACCAACAACATCTAAATCAAAAACATCTGAATCTGTTGCTAATACTGTACCATCTGAGAATTGAAATTCTTTTAACTTTTTACTATCATAAAAATTTTTAACCTCCATTCCCTGAGAAGGGCTATCTCCTACTTGAACAATTAAGTCAGGACCTTTCTTTCTAAAACTTAAATCAGATGCTGATATCCCTGCTCCAAGCTCTATAATATTTCCTTGTGAAGAACTAGAACTAGAGCTATAGATAGTATCAAAACCATCTCCTAAATTATATTTTATAGTATTTCTCGAGCTCCAATCCAAATTAATACGATCATTACCTTCTCCACCCATAATAACATCACCTCCACTAGATGATGCATTAAGAATATCATTGCCATCTGTACCAACTATATCTAAATCAAAAACATCTGAATCTGTTGCTAATACTGTACCATCTGAGAATTGAAATTCTTTTATTTTATTGGTATTTGCATAGAAACTTTTAATCTCCATACCCTGAAAAGGATCATCTCCAACTTGAATAATTAAGCTATTACTATTTTTTCTAAAACTTAAGTCAGATGCTGATATCCCTGCTCCAAATTCTATAACATCCGTTGGAGAGCCAAATGTTTCTAGAATAATCGTATCAAAACCATCTCCTAGATTATATTTAATAGTATCTTTTGATGTATCATTCCAGGCAATATTAGTTATGAAATCATGTCCTACGCCAGCTGTAACAACCTCATTAAATCCTGTTAAAGCTATCCTATCATTTCCATCAGTACCAACTATTGTAGGCTTAAATATTTCATCATCCCTACTTAAGACAGTACCATCTGCAAACTCAAAAGTTCCTACTCCAAAGGTAACTCCAAGACTATAGAAATCCTTTAATAACATCCCTTGTGTTGGATCACCCTTTATAGTTATAAGTAAATCACACCTCGTAGGATCAGTACTTTGTTTTGAAAAACTTAAGTTTAAGTCTTCTTTAGAAATTCCTTCTCCAAAAACTATTTTTTCTGTTGCTGTTTCCTTAATTGTCCAACTATTTATCGTATCAAAACCATCACCAAGGTCATATTTAATTACATTGTTAGATATTCCTCCTCCTAAATGAGTAATATTAATAGTATCATCACCCTTTCCACCAATTAATGTACTATTAGAGTTTTGCGTATTTAACTCGTCATTTCCTTCTCCACCAATTAATGTTCCAATGCCTCTAAGCTTATCATCACCAGCTCCTCCAAAAATAATATTATCTCTAGAGATGTTAATACTATCTACGAATAAATCATTATTACTATTATTTCCAACCAAAAGAGTTTGCCCTTCTAACTGTAAATTAGCAGCATTTAGTTCTATTATCTGCTGATCTGTAGCTGTATCCATTACACTCTCTAATATAGACTTATAGTCTTTATTGAACTTCCAGCCTTCTTTAGTTAACCCATTAGCTAACTCTTCTATTCTTAACAATAAATGCAACCCTTCAACGGGTTCTTGTGATATTGATTGATTAATAAACTCATTAACCCCATCAAAATTAACTGATACATCATCATTAAATTGTAGTTGCTCTAATAAATGTGGATAAATAGCTTGGTTAAATATTGATTGCTCAACACTTTTAAATATAGTGTCATAACCACTTCCTATTTGATCTATATTTAAAGCTTGTGTTCTATCAATCGGAATCCAACCATTAGAAAAAACTCTATCACTAATGATATTCTTTTGTCCTAGTGTAATAGCATAATTCATAGTTACACTACCATAAGTCATTGTAAGTTGATCACCATCAACACTCGCTTGAATAATTTTGTTACCGGTAAATGTTTCTAAAGTTTGAATACTTTCAAGCTTAATTCTAGTTTCATCAGATATTTCAAATTTAAAGCTTGTTCCATCTTCTAAAACTAAGCTCTCTAAATTTAACGTATCAGAAAAATTTGCTGACTTTGTCCATTCTCTAACTATACTTCGTGTTTTCAATCCACTTGTAGGGTTTTCCGAAACCTGAGCTAATATTTCTGCCAAATCTGGATTTAAGCTAGCTGCATGGCTTAAGTTTCTAACAGCTCCTATACCTCTAATATCTATCCCTGTACTTAACACTTCATCAGAAATAGCAACTTCATCTGTAAACTCACTTCTTGCTGGCTCTTTATCTAAAAATAAATTTCCAATTTCTCCAGTAGTTCCATCTGTTTTAGTAAATGTACTTATATCAGATATTACTCCTCCATCAGTAGCTCTGTTAATGCTCTCATGTCCTAAATCAATACTCGCTATACCAGCTTCTGATAAACTTTTTAATTCACTCGCTTGAGAAATACCATCTTGGTTTTTATCCTGCCATATTTTCAGATCATTAAATGCTGCATCACTTGAGCTAAATGTACTATCATTATTACTATCTAATTCTGCCAATGCTTCAAAACCATGAGCTGCTTTTGTACCATCTGCTTTAAGAGTATTATCTCCAAATAATTCTCTACCACTGTCTATAGTACCATTGCCGTCTAAATCACGAACTAGGAGCCCATCATCTGCACTTACCCAACCAGTTCCTTCTCTTACCTGCTTAGCTTCATGATCAAAAAGTACACCATTATTTACTGATACTGTTTCAATACCATCACCATCTAAATCAAAAGTTAACGGATCTCCTCTAAATGCTTGACCCTGTTGTGAAGTGCGGTTTATATCTGCTAAATCATCAGCTATTTTCTCTAAAGCTTGTTGTTCTTGACTTAATTCTGGAGCTCCTGCATTATCAACTCTTGCAGCATCTAAATATTCTTGTTTACGATTATTTAATATTACTGTGGCAAAATCATCTACACCTAATATGCTAGCTACTTTGCTATGCTCTGATTTAAATTCTGCTGTATTTTCTTTAAGTTGATTAATTATCTTTTGTCTATTACTATTTTTTTGTAAAAGCTCTAATTTTAAGCTTCTCATATCAGCTTCAGGATTTTCTTGTTCTGCTATGTCAATCTGTTGAGATAGGCTAATAATTTCTTCATTTAATCCTTCTACTTGATCACTTAACTCCTGAGCCAAATCTTCCAAAGGTTGTAAATAATGATCCGATAAATTATCTATAGTTGCTTCAATAACTGCTGGTTCATAACTTGCAATATCACTAATATCTCTAAAATTAGCATCACTATTATTTAATATCCCTTTTAAAGTTGTTCTCTTAACGTCAATAACTAGGGCATCTGCTCCATCAATTTGTAACTGAGAATCAAAGTGAATATCTATAGCAGCATCAAATTCAGCTATTTCTTGCTCTAGATTTGTATTGAAATCATCTTTAGATATTTCTAATTCTTTAATTAAATCATATTTATCTTTATTTTGATTAAGCTGCTCTAATATTGTTAAATTAGAACCATCCTGCAAGGCTATATCTATATCTGATATATCCTGTTGCTTATTAAATAAATCTTGCTTGAAGTAATCTTCTAATAGTTTATCTTGATAAGTTGTTATTTCTTCATAGTTATTATTAAATGATTCTTGAATTCCATCAATGATATTAGTCTCATTTTGATAAGGGCCAAAAACCTTATTAAAATCTGAAATATTCTTTTCAAAAGAGTCTCGTAACTGTATAGCCTCTACTGTAGTCTCAAGTTTTTCAAGCGTATCTGATATAGTAATTTCAGATGATTGTGATGAATCACCTTCATTTAATTGTTCTCCCAAACTAGCTATTTTATCAACATATTCTAGCTTAAAATGATTATTGACAACTTCAACGTCCAAATAACCTATAT
This region of Francisella frigiditurris genomic DNA includes:
- a CDS encoding calcium-binding protein, which encodes MSIYSLTDKDAAILSEISYAVELFYKDSASSLKDQTLDSIFYNSDGSLKNESLMVDRNGGAKTNLIEGMQNNPELYREVLKKYTLVETTATTGGNYETYQGIVVLNNHTNAITFVSKGTDTAIIGNESISPDVQTDITLASGIVPDYMLEAKEFYHDVLKQQKNPNVFKVPLQPESINNINTTGHSLGATGADVIALEAAAGRATVHSDIKFEGYGVKQLLQGPNAHINNIFESLYNDTASVLDVKNHLDSLADLSSLLSETELADMPSTLVDSIQDFANSALENLNNYAHESGLTVSEAIDQGLKITALNSDIQSIFNDSVAELKAGYAKYQDVLDKSRTYVRGNDIVAEGNLVSTHNGQVIELKSNYSWTEGFADLGGDVNLHSMHNYIYDSYNAEGMLKYTGNIGYLDVEVVNNHFKLEYVDKIASLGEQLNEGDSSQSSEITISDTLEKLETTVEAIQLRDSFEKNISDFNKVFGPYQNETNIIDGIQESFNNNYEEITTYQDKLLEDYFKQDLFNKQQDISDIDIALQDGSNLTILEQLNQNKDKYDLIKELEISKDDFNTNLEQEIAEFDAAIDIHFDSQLQIDGADALVIDVKRTTLKGILNNSDANFRDISDIASYEPAVIEATIDNLSDHYLQPLEDLAQELSDQVEGLNEEIISLSQQIDIAEQENPEADMRSLKLELLQKNSNRQKIINQLKENTAEFKSEHSKVASILGVDDFATVILNNRKQEYLDAARVDNAGAPELSQEQQALEKIADDLADINRTSQQGQAFRGDPLTFDLDGDGIETVSVNNGVLFDHEAKQVREGTGWVSADDGLLVRDLDGNGTIDSGRELFGDNTLKADGTKAAHGFEALAELDSNNDSTFSSSDAAFNDLKIWQDKNQDGISQASELKSLSEAGIASIDLGHESINRATDGGVISDISTFTKTDGTTGEIGNLFLDKEPARSEFTDEVAISDEVLSTGIDIRGIGAVRNLSHAASLNPDLAEILAQVSENPTSGLKTRSIVREWTKSANFSDTLNLESLVLEDGTSFKFEISDETRIKLESIQTLETFTGNKIIQASVDGDQLTMTYGSVTMNYAITLGQKNIISDRVFSNGWIPIDRTQALNIDQIGSGYDTIFKSVEQSIFNQAIYPHLLEQLQFNDDVSVNFDGVNEFINQSISQEPVEGLHLLLRIEELANGLTKEGWKFNKDYKSILESVMDTATDQQIIELNAANLQLEGQTLLVGNNSNNDLFVDSINISRDNIIFGGAGDDKLRGIGTLIGGEGNDELNTQNSNSTLIGGKGDDTINITHLGGGISNNVIKYDLGDGFDTINSWTIKETATEKIVFGEGISKEDLNLSFSKQSTDPTRCDLLITIKGDPTQGMLLKDFYSLGVTFGVGTFEFADGTVLSRDDEIFKPTIVGTDGNDRIALTGFNEVVTAGVGHDFITNIAWNDTSKDTIKYNLGDGFDTIILETFGSPTDVIEFGAGISASDLSFRKNSNSLIIQVGDDPFQGMEIKSFYANTNKIKEFQFSDGTVLATDSDVFDLDIVGTDGNDILNASSSGGDVIMGGEGNDRINLDWSSRNTIKYNLGDGFDTIYSSSSSSSQGNIIELGAGISASDLSFRKKGPDLIVQVGDSPSQGMEVKNFYDSKKLKEFQFSDGTVLATDSDVFDLDVVGTDGNDTLSTLSGVDNIVIGGKGDDSINLASSSTNVIKYNLGDGFDTISTSWTSEPTDTIDFGSGISASDLSFRRNGSSLIVQIGDDPSQGMTIKDFYTTRKRIKEFSFSDGEILTTDSNIFDLKEVVGTDGDDTLSTLSDSDDVVIGGKGNDRISLKGSSTHLVKYNLGDGFDTISTGWTSQSTDAIEFGEGISVSDLSFRKNGSNLIVQVGDSPSQGMEVKSFYDSKKLKEFQFLDGTVLTRDSDIFDLDVVGTDGNDTLSTLSGVDNIVIGGKGDDSINLASSSTNVIKYNLGDGFDTISTSSTSEPTDTIDFGSGISASDLSFRRNASSLIVQIGDDPSQGMTIKDFYTTRKRIKEFSFSDGEILTTDSNIFDLKEVVGTDGDDTLSTLSDSDDVVIGGKGNDRISLKGSSTHLVKYNLGDGFDTISGKWDVARSDIIEFGEGINLSDLKFTRVAYDLRIQVGDDPSQGLGIDYFYSGSAKLKEFKFSDGSTLAADSEVLNIKTILGTDDSDVLFVNGEDNTIESGAGDDYIDLGNANSSTVRYSLGDDKNIIIDYSKKALSDFVEFGEGISPSDLTLSRNVDNLFIQVGDNITQGVEIWGFYTDVSEQGFKSNVKSLKFSDGTVVSLEEIYSKGIDQINEELQNMGQQEVIPEPTFIGTDASETINGTNDAVDVVYAGAGDDTVYLGSGDDIADAGDGDDVVKALNGGNNTIEGGAGNDTIEVGAGDDILSGGSGNDTIKAGEGDDVITGGKGDDIIHGELGNNTIHYDLGDGFDTIAGAKQNITNQSDRIVFGENVSQDDVQYLQRNEDLFVQVGSDPEQGLLIKKFYATDGNQTKVTGFEFSDGSFKSIDDVQPITLGTDASETINGTNDAVDVVYAGAGDDTVYLGSGDDIADAGDGDDIVKALNGGNNTIEGGAGNDTIEVGAGDDILSGGTGNDTIKAGEGDDVITGGKGDDIIHGELGNNTIHYDLGDGFDTIAGAKQNITNQSDRIVFGENVSQDDVQYLQRNEDLFVQVGSDPEQGLLIKKFYATDGNQTKVTGFEFSDGSFKSIDDVQPITLGTDASETINGTNDAVDVVYAGAGDDTVYLGSGDDIADAGDGDDIVKALNGGNNTIEGGAGNDTIEVGAGDDILSGGTGNDTIKAGEGDDVITGGKGDDIIHGELGNNTIHYDLGDGFDTIAGAKQNITNQSDRIVFGENVSQDDVQYLQRNEDLFVQVGSDPEQGLLIKKFYATDGNQTKVTGFEFSDGSFKSIDDVQPITLGTDASETINGTNDAVDVVYAGAGDDTVYLGSGDDIADAGDGDDIVKALNGGNNTIEGGAGNDTIEVGAGDDILSGGTGNDTIKAGEGDDVITGGKGDDIIHGELGNNTIHYDLGDGFDTIAGAKQNITNQSDRIVFGENVSQDDVQYLQRNEDLFVQVGSDPEQGLLIKKFYATDGNQTKVTGFEFSDGSFKSIDDVQPITLGTDSSETINGTNDAVDVVYAGAGDDTVYLGSGDDIADAGDGDDIVKALNGGNNTIEGGAGNDTIEVGAGDDILSGGTGNDTIKAGEGDDVITGGQGDDAISGGEGSDTYRYSQGDGNDTLNVSSNDGTMDTLELTNIDHDAINLSRDGEDLLISFDSDPLGSVIVDDYFSSQYTNQGLEIDANDGFALDLSANSNKIAELLAASGADDIDMDGGSVDGVQTTTKLSSSELADLWLPKESA